A stretch of DNA from Campylobacter concisus ATCC 51562:
AAAATTTTAGTAGCAAATTTATTCGCTGCTTCATAGTCTATCCTCTTACCAAGTTTATGTTTGCCCTCTTCTGGATCAATCATAACAAGAGCACTCGTCGGACAGACATCAACACAAGCTGGTCCGTTCTCACGACCAAAGCACATATCGCATTTAACAGCGATATTTTTTGCGCCTGATTGTGACTCTATCTCAAGGTTGTACTTTGGCTCGACAGCGTAATTTACTGAAGGCATAAGCTCTGCACTTGAGCTTATCGCACCGTAAGGACAAGCGATCGTGCACATCTTACAGCCTATACAAATTTCCTCGTGAAGCTCGATGCAATTATCATTAAATCGCAATGCTCCAGTTGGACACACATTCGCACAAGGACCATCGTCGCATTGTCTGCACTGAGTTGGCATAAC
This window harbors:
- a CDS encoding 4Fe-4S dicluster domain-containing protein → MKKHKFVIADYKRCIGCATCMAACFKSAYERGKLSRARLSVLREATGVMPTQCRQCDDGPCANVCPTGALRFNDNCIELHEEICIGCKMCTIACPYGAISSSAELMPSVNYAVEPKYNLEIESQSGAKNIAVKCDMCFGRENGPACVDVCPTSALVMIDPEEGKHKLGKRIDYEAANKFATKILNGQGA